The DNA window ACATGTGCCTTTGATGTGGCTGGAGAAATGTTATTTCGAAGGAGCAGAGTTATCCATGACTCAGACTTAAGCACTCTGAGTAAGCAGCACAGGATGTTCCATGGAAATCCCAAGCAGCCCATGATCTGGGTGGCCtgaaacctctgactgccagaagctgggcctggatGTCAGGAGATGGACCACTTAGTAATTGCCCcattctgttcgttccctctgatgcatctggcaccagccacggtcagaagacaggatactggcctagatggaccattggtttgacccactgtggccattcttatgttcttatattggAGGTGTGAATCTATAGATATATACCCACTCCAGCAGAACGCTTCATGCTGAAATTTACTAGGACTAGACAGAGGTGGCTACTGGGACAAGTTCTCCTCTTGGTGACATGTTGGCAACCCCCCTGACATCAGTGGGATGGAACCGACTGTAAATCAGAGGGGTTGTCCCCGCAGAACCAGTCTGTCCCAATATGGGAGCAAGGTATGCTGATGAGTCCATGTGAGGGGTTGCCCAATGAAACTGTTGTTGCTTCTGCTGTACCTGTCCTGTGGATAAATAGACTTTGGTTTCGAATGGTTTGTCTACACACAGAAGTTTCACTTGTTTGAatgaaattggttttaatttGATTTAGCCCCAGTCGTGCACACGAAGTTGTGTTGGTTTGAACTGGAGGTGTGACTTTATACCAGttcagttaaaccagtgcagcTTTGTGCATGGATGCTCTTATACCAGCTTAAATCTGGTTTATATTGGTGTAATTTGTGTTAAATTTACTGGTACAAGCTGAACTGATCGAACCAGTTTTAAACTAATATAAGAGTCTGTGCACAAAAGTTGGTGCATTGGTGTAACAAAACCGATTTAAGTGAAACTGGGACAACTTCTGTGTGTAGGTAAGTCCATATGGCAAACCACTGTAGATACTCTTCTGGTGGTTTAGCTTGCATCTGTTAATTTACCCACACCAGCTAACCTGGTATTAAACcagatttaaatcaatttaagaCTGTCCAGACACAAagctgcactggtttaactaaatcagtataAAACCACACCTTCAATTACACTGGTGCTACTGTGTGTGTAGACTAGGCCATATATACTCCATTCAGAACCTGTTAATAAAACAAGCCCTCTGAGTTTCAGAGTCTGGTGTTTGTTGGTGATGTCAGCAGCGAATATGCTATTTCTAAGCACACGTTAAATCTGGGAGATGCATGTTTTTATAAGCATTGTTCAATAGGAAGCTTGGAAATGCTGGTAGAGGAGCATGTGTTGGGCTCAAATGTGTTAAAAGGCTTTATAATTATTGCCCGAGGAGAGTTTCTAAAAGGCCCGATGGATTTAGGATCCCAGAGGCAATGgcatttgtgctcctaaatcccttgggagcttttgaaaatctcctcctgaAATGTTAGTACAGTGTTATTATTTCTTCAGCATTTGACTGCACGTCTGAAAAGCTcatttccctctgtgtgtgtgcgcacgcgcgtgtggtgtgtgtgtgtgtgtgagtgagaaatGGATGGGGTTCTCTGCCCCCACAATAGAATTCTGAGGGGCTGTCACACTCCAGAACTCTGCAGTGCAGCTGCCGTCTTTCCAGCCAGCCCAGCAGAGTGCAGAGATGGTTTAACCCTTTCCTTTGCTCAATCCTGTAGCTTGGTGGCTTCACGTGGAAGAACTGTGGCAATGGGACCGATCCCTTTGTGATTAAAAGTCTGTCCGTAGCTCCGGACCCGATCCACATCCCCGGGAACCTGAAAGTCAGCGTGGCGGTTTCCAGTGAAGCTGACATCAGCTCACCTCTGAAGGTATGTGAAAAAGGCAAGCCCGCCAGAGAGGCCTCTTCAGACACAGGATCTGCCCATTAACATGCTGTGGAGTGTTGGCAAAGAATGTGCCCAAAGCCACCACAACACCTGGCCCCCGGCGGCCTTTCAATTCTCTGAAATGCCCAACAGGTGTGAATAAATGGGGATTGCTAGACCTGGGGCGTGTTTCCCGCCCCAGAccttccactgctgcagtcaGTTTCCAGGGCCCAGAGTTTCTGATTCATAGCAATATTTGCTGCTGGGGGACCGAAGGCTGGCTTGGTCTGTGCACGGTCTGGCTGTTGGGTGGCAACTTTTCACTAAAATGGGTCAGTGCAACCCCTAGGACGGATGCAGTTATATGGGCAGAAAGGTGCTTGTATCACAATAGCCATTCCCCTTCCTTCAGGAAAGTTAAAGCAGCCTATTTATTTGTGTGTAGTCACTCCCTTGTGACTTCCCACCCCTCTCCACGCCCGGCCTGCGAAGTGGAACTGGGTAAGATCCAAGCTGCTCCCACCTCCCGCTCCCTGGAGCAACCTGGCGGCGTCTGTGTTAGGCTAAGGTGATGAATGAGTCTCAGACTCGCCTCTGAGGGAACGCAGCCAAATCTGAGGAAGGCGGGCACCGAAACTGCCGCGGCCTGGTTGGCAAATCCTGGGCACCTGCAGATCCCAGCGAAGCCAGCGGGAGCTGCTGAGCGCTCAGCACCTTTGAGAATAAGGCCGAGGGTTTTAGATGCGGCGAGCTCCAACGGGGGCCGTTTCCTTGATCTTTCTTCGCCCGGGTGGGGAATGATTTCACCGAGCTAAAGGCCACAAAGGGGTGTTCAGAGAATGAGGaaacacagggggagggagcgaGAAGGAGGAGGAATGAGAAGGGGGATGCTGGTGGGCAGAGAAATCAGAGACCCTGAGTGGGGGAGTCAGATTATGGTCATGAGGAGGGGAAGAGACAAGGGGAAACCTTCACTGGAAATTGAAACGAGAGAAGAGGAATGGGGGGAGAGATAGGACACCAGGAGATGCAGAGGGGCAGGTGGGAGATGCCTCTCTACCAGgtgatcccccccccctccccagaactCTGGCCAGGGGGAGCAGACCCATTACCCACCCCCAAATGCCAGACTAGGCTCCTGATTGCGGAGACGCCGATAACGAACAGAATCCTTTCCTTAAAGCTCCTCTGCATGCGCACAGCacccgctgcagctggggggctggggccctCCTGAGCCCCCACGCCTTCCTGGGACCCCCGGCAGAGGGTCTGGCCTTTAGCGATTAGTGACACGCACCGCCCAGGCTGCAAACATGGCTGAGGGGTGGGCATTGCAGGCGTGTGCCCCTTGGAGGGGGCCTGAGGGCTATGGCGAAGGCTGCAGCGGCCAGCTCAGCTGTTCCTCAGCCTTGCTGAAAGCGGAAGGGCTGCTGGTGGCTCTGATTCACCAAGTTCCCCTGCCGTGCGAGCTGGATCATGGTGTGGGAGGCAGGCCTCGCTGCAGGGCTCCCTTCCCATCAGTGACACTGCGAGTCCTGGCCCGCCCTTCTTCGTGTCAGCGTGGTGGGCGAGGGCTTGGCCAGATGGGGGCAGTTACACccgctctgccctgggccctgctctgcaggggcAGGACTCTCCCATCCGGTCTCTGATGCAGGGTGTTAACCAGCAGGCCGCCCCGCCTGCAGAGCCAGTGTTCTTTCCCAAGAGTGTGCGTAGCGAGAGATagcaggcctgattctcccttgCCCTTTCCATCTGGGCAGGTCACTGCCGGCGCTGGGCTGAGCCAGGGGGAATTCCCCTTTGCTAGCCTGGCACGCCAGCTACCTCTGGCCTAAACGAGGACGCAGGGCGTGACCTGTCCTGGCTGCAGCAGGCAGAGAGATGGCTGCTGGATTCactggggatgctggggcaggaagAAACCAGGGCTGACTCAAGGACACAGCTGCAATTGCAGAAGTTACAAAAGAACCAGCCCACCTTTCACCCCGGTCTCCCAAGTGCCTCCTGTCCCTCAGCCGGGCAGCTGCAACAGTGCCAAGCACCCAGCAAGGCGAAACGGGAATTGCTGCCCAGGACAGTACATTTCTGTCCCGCTTCTTTTATTTAGTGGAATGTGGCTCTGGATCAACTTTCTGCTGCTCCTTGTGGTGTTTTTATCACGTTGCTGCTCATGCCAAAGAATCAgagtgggtcagattctgccctgGAGTTCGGCGGGAGCTGTGTGCCGGCACCTCCAAGGGCAAGACTTCGCAGCCTTTACTGCTGTTCCCATCGCTGTTATTTCGTGTTTGTGTTGTGGTAATGCTTGGAAGTTGCCTAGATCGAGGTCCCACTGTGTTAGGGGCGCCACAGAGAGATAGTGAGGGGTTAGAATCTGGGTAGAGTCATGTGTTTTTTTGGGAACAGAATTAAAGAGGATGGGTCTCCATTGGGCTGTTCTGAATAGGAAACCTGCAGTCCGGGGAAGGTTTCCCCAGGTATTATTGTTCCTAAAAATCTCTTGCATTGTGCCCTAAgaactcagcactttgcagacatAGGGCTGGTTTCTGATCTGTCGGTCTGGAGCAGTACCAGTGCCTTCAGTTTAGGGAGGTGCTTTTCCAGCCGGGAAGAGCTTACAATCGAAAACCACCAAGAGAGACCAAGATGGGCCATGGACCGATTGGTCAGAAAAGCTGGTGTATGGCAAGGTTGCAGAGGAAGGCTTCCTGGAGCAGGAGAAGGGTGGAGGGGAGACCGAACCAGCTGGGATTCTCTGGTATGTGATGTGTGCAACCCTTTGTCCCAGGCGGTGCTTACCGTGGAAAAGAACATAGTTGACCTATGGATAAAGATCCCCTGCGTGGACGAGATCGGGAGCTGCACGTATGATGGCCTTTGCAGAATCCTGGACAACGCCATCCCCCCCGGATCACCATGCCCCGAGCCTCTGCTCAGCTACGGcatcccctgccactgccccttcAAACCGGTAAGCGCTAAGCCAGCCGCTCTCCGCGAGTTCCTTGTCAGGaccccctgcttcccctctaGCCACGAGCCAGCAGGGAGCCTCCTGTCCCATGGAAAGGGCAGGGTGGTCACAACCCCTAAGTCCAGGACCcctgctcagcacagcagcccTCCTCTCCCCTTGCCCTCTCAGTCAGCtgtctgggtgctggggaaggggcgtTGTGAGCGCCTGGAGGGGCGGGAATAGAACCGGCAGCTGAGAGAAGGGGGAGTTAGAGGGCAGCGGGTCAGCTGGctggattctccattgccttgcagcCCCTGTGGGTCAGGTCAGAGGAACTGGCCGTTGGTGGAGACAGGGtcctgaactagatggacctgtTCTGACCCAAACCGAAGCACCCACTTTGCACACCCGGTGCAAGCCAGTGAGGAATCAGGCAGAGTCTGGGTCCAGCAGGCCCGTGCCAGGGTGGGTCTGGGCTTTGCCTCCCCATCCCTGGGGGCAATCTGCAGCCGTTGTGGGTCAGCAGTGCAGGAAGGCCCCCAGAGTTGTGGGCTAGGCTGGGAGTGAGGGAGTCCATGAGGGGGGGCTCAGTCGCTGTGTGATCACTGGATCTTCTTGCGCTTCGACGGGCCTCAGAAGGAGGGTTCCAGACGGATTTGATCCGGTGTCAGCTCACTTTGAccgctgctgccagctgggggtTGTTTGTAACCTTGCTGGGAAACACTGCCCCAAAGGCAGCTGGGCTCGCTCTGGCCTGGGGAAGTCTCCCAGATCAGGGGCAGGGAGTAACTTGCCTGCAGTGGTGAAGCTGGCTGGAGTGGAGGAAGTCACCTTCCAGACACTGCCAGAGCCAGTCATCCTGAGCTAGCCCGGACAGTGGAAATGGGGCCTGGGAATACAGGCGGAaacccagaggtgctgagctctctGAACCAAGCAGAGAGGCTGAACTGGAAATCACGGGGCAGTGGGCTGCGGGGTGCCCCCAGGGATGGGTGGGCGGCAGAGAGCACCAGTGAGGAAGTAATTAGTGATCAGTAGTTATGGATATTTGAACATGCTTGATTTGTTCATCTTGAGAATGACTCAAATCCCACAagaggtgcagggcagggggcagatgggggcagaAGCCGAAAGCTTGGTGGGGGTCACCCCTCAGTGGGCTTGTACCTTGGGGCAGGAGAGGCCGGTGGTGGGGTGAGGCAGGAGCTGCTGTGTGCTAACGTCTTGGCATCTGTTTCCCTCCGTAGGGCTCCTACTCCCTGCCATCCAGTGAGTTCTACTTGCCCATCATACAGTTGCCCTCCTGGCTGACTAATGGCGACTACCGCGTCCAGGTTGTCCTGAGCAGCGGTGCCAAGCAGCTCGCCTGTGCCCAGGTGGCCTTGTCCCTCCACTCCGAGTGAGGCTGGCCAGCCCTGCCCGACCACGAGCCCACCCCCCCGCTGCAGGCTGCCGCGTTGCCTCGCTCTTCTCTCTGGCGGAGACACACACCGGAGCCGGTTGGCAGCTCTCTTCCTCCTTCCGCTGCCTCTTGCCTGCCCTCACAGCTGCTGCTTGCCCTTTCCCGCCTCTGTTCGCCCTTCTCCCGCTCAGAAaaagggccaatgggaaggggggtggcggggggaggccTTTGTCTTCTGTGCAGGGTGGACTTAAAGGTGGGCAAGGTTGGCAGATGGGTTGGGTCCCTCCTGATCCTGattcaaagcctgttgaagtcaataggagccttTCCAAGGGTCCGGCTCCTAGCGAGGAGACTTGAGTCTTTGTCGCAGTCCCTACAACTGCAGCCCCACTTGTTGCGTTTCCCAGCGGGGCTTAgatcccttccctccacccctgtTCGTGCTGTTCTGTAGAGCAGCGTCCCTCTCCCGGTCCTGGTCGGCTGTGCACCATTCTCTATGCCAGCTTTGGGCTGATTCCCTGAAGTCAATAGACCcccccccattgatttcaggccCGTAGGGATCAGGCCCATAGGGAGGCACTCAGCACTAAACAGAACTGCCCATCACAGTTGCTGTTTGATTCCCAGCTGCGCTTTGCTGGGGAATGCCCCGCACTGCAGCGCTATGTGCTGGATGGCCGTATGGGTCACTTCTGCCCCAGACTTCTCTGATCCTAGGAAATATCAGGTTAAACTGCTGGCTCGGGTCCAATGCTGAGTCTTTCCGTCATATCGTAGTGGTGGCTCCAGCTTTCCGGAGCTGCGTTCCAGGCCAGAATGTCCCCTGTGCGCGCACTCGCCTTGAGGGAGTTGTATCGCTGTGCTAC is part of the Mauremys mutica isolate MM-2020 ecotype Southern chromosome 8, ASM2049712v1, whole genome shotgun sequence genome and encodes:
- the GM2A gene encoding ganglioside GM2 activator, which encodes MQALALALCALQLCPAVLGGRWGQPFLVERPQSRRLSKLGGFTWKNCGNGTDPFVIKSLSVAPDPIHIPGNLKVSVAVSSEADISSPLKAVLTVEKNIVDLWIKIPCVDEIGSCTYDGLCRILDNAIPPGSPCPEPLLSYGIPCHCPFKPGSYSLPSSEFYLPIIQLPSWLTNGDYRVQVVLSSGAKQLACAQVALSLHSE